One window of the Marinilactibacillus sp. Marseille-P9653 genome contains the following:
- the lepB gene encoding signal peptidase I: MSDQQYEETNYEPRKSKHDKKAKKPEKKRTFFQEVISTLLYIAVITGLILLFQTYVYTFVSVEGESMAPTLEEGDKLLLSKIGEVEPFDIIVFPAPDEPEKQYIKRVIGVPGDEIRYSNDTLYVNNEEVEEPYLEGLEELDAPVIGGTINEFSLESLQGVQTVPENEFFVMGDNRGNSRDSRYFGFVPEDSVTGITNYRLLPFEHFGRIDNND, encoded by the coding sequence ATGAGTGATCAACAATACGAAGAAACCAATTACGAACCTAGAAAAAGTAAGCATGACAAAAAAGCTAAAAAACCCGAGAAGAAACGCACATTTTTTCAAGAAGTCATTAGCACGTTACTGTACATTGCTGTTATAACCGGCTTGATACTGCTCTTTCAAACGTATGTCTATACCTTTGTTAGCGTGGAAGGCGAATCGATGGCGCCGACGCTTGAAGAGGGAGATAAACTTTTACTCAGCAAGATCGGGGAAGTTGAACCTTTTGATATTATCGTATTTCCCGCACCAGACGAACCTGAAAAACAATATATTAAAAGAGTCATTGGTGTCCCTGGAGACGAAATAAGATATAGCAATGATACGCTTTATGTGAACAACGAGGAAGTTGAAGAACCTTATCTTGAAGGGTTAGAAGAACTGGATGCTCCTGTTATTGGAGGAACTATCAACGAGTTCTCACTTGAATCTCTTCAAGGTGTTCAGACGGTACCTGAAAATGAGTTTTTCGTTATGGGTGATAATCGCGGAAATTCTAGAGATAGTCGTTATTTTGGTTTTGTGCCAGAAGATTCGGTTACTGGTATAACAAACTATAGACTATTACCTTTCGAACACTTTGGCCGTATTGATAATAACGATTAA
- the lepB gene encoding signal peptidase I encodes MQESLKKLRRKRIAKVLFGLVLVGAFLRLYILIPTDVTGISMYPTFDSNDKVVMSTVSSIERFDILVFTDPMNKTVVKRVIGLPGESIRYEQDQLYVNNQVVAEPFFDRDEINEEPGLWTSNFDLIQTGDQRVPEGEYFLMGDNRRYSYDSRFYGSISSESVIGKVVLLYYPFERIGWH; translated from the coding sequence ATGCAAGAAAGTCTTAAAAAATTAAGACGTAAGCGCATCGCGAAAGTCTTGTTTGGCCTCGTTTTAGTCGGTGCCTTTTTAAGACTTTATATTTTAATACCTACAGATGTTACTGGAATATCCATGTATCCAACATTTGATTCAAATGATAAAGTAGTGATGTCGACCGTATCTTCAATAGAACGATTCGATATTCTCGTGTTTACAGATCCGATGAATAAAACGGTTGTTAAAAGGGTTATAGGACTGCCTGGAGAGTCTATACGGTATGAACAAGATCAATTGTACGTGAACAATCAAGTCGTAGCAGAACCTTTCTTTGACCGTGATGAGATTAATGAGGAGCCTGGACTTTGGACTTCAAATTTTGATCTTATTCAAACAGGTGATCAGAGAGTCCCTGAAGGCGAGTATTTTTTAATGGGAGACAATCGTCGTTATAGTTATGATAGTCGTTTTTATGGTAGTATATCCAGTGAATCAGTTATAGGTAAAGTTGTTCTGCTCTATTATCCCTTCGAAAGAATAGGATGGCATTGA
- a CDS encoding S41 family peptidase has protein sequence MEQDPGNKQPKKVSLTTYILSLVVVLVVGIAGTSLAVRGSDEQSESTISTQPEMQNQLPDELIQVEELYSVLMENYFEEIDSQVLIEGALEGMAGSIGDPYTEYLDVSESTSLQESTDGEFEGIGAEVMKEGEFVRIVSPIAGSPAEEAGLQANDMIVEIDGESVAELSLSDAVALIRGPKDSEVTILLQRSGEEFTVTLTRDAIPVESVVYEMDSNNPSIGHIRITNFNRPTYEELVNAIETLKEQGAEKYVFDVRSNPGGLLDSALQISNIFVEDGKPLMQSQGRGEEPFVYLADSENLGEYKFEGEAVLLINEGSASASEIIAGALSESAGIQLIGQTTFGKGTIQNVAPIVDGEGEVKYTTGKWLTANGEWIHEKGIAPDIEVAMPEYQNLLIVNSQETYQIEDSSEEVANLNAVLEALEYPVGDSGDTFTEETQSAVRSFQEDHELEVDGIVTGSTATKLVEALRALIESNDTQYEEAVKILNEE, from the coding sequence ATGGAACAAGATCCAGGAAATAAACAACCTAAAAAAGTCAGTTTGACGACTTATATTCTTTCGTTAGTTGTAGTATTGGTCGTAGGTATTGCAGGAACTAGTCTGGCCGTTAGAGGATCAGATGAGCAGTCAGAAAGCACGATTAGTACACAACCAGAAATGCAAAACCAATTACCAGATGAATTAATACAAGTTGAAGAACTCTATTCAGTGCTGATGGAGAATTATTTCGAAGAAATTGATTCTCAAGTGCTGATTGAAGGTGCACTTGAAGGTATGGCTGGTTCAATCGGGGATCCCTATACGGAATACCTAGATGTCAGTGAATCAACTTCTTTACAAGAAAGTACTGATGGGGAATTTGAAGGAATTGGCGCAGAAGTTATGAAAGAAGGAGAATTTGTTCGAATCGTTTCTCCAATAGCTGGCTCACCAGCAGAAGAAGCAGGACTGCAGGCGAATGATATGATCGTAGAAATTGACGGTGAATCAGTAGCAGAATTGTCCTTATCAGATGCAGTAGCTCTAATCAGAGGACCTAAAGATTCTGAAGTGACCATTTTACTTCAACGTAGCGGTGAAGAGTTTACCGTAACCTTGACTAGGGATGCTATTCCTGTAGAATCAGTCGTTTATGAGATGGACAGCAATAATCCATCGATTGGTCATATTCGTATTACGAATTTCAATCGACCAACATATGAAGAGCTTGTTAATGCTATAGAAACTCTAAAGGAACAAGGTGCCGAAAAGTATGTATTTGACGTTCGGAGTAACCCTGGCGGCCTTCTAGATAGTGCTTTACAAATTTCCAATATCTTTGTTGAAGACGGCAAACCATTGATGCAGTCTCAAGGCAGAGGCGAAGAGCCGTTTGTCTACCTTGCAGATTCTGAAAATCTTGGAGAGTACAAGTTTGAAGGCGAGGCGGTGCTGCTTATTAACGAAGGTAGTGCAAGTGCGTCTGAAATTATAGCAGGTGCGCTTAGTGAATCGGCGGGCATTCAATTGATCGGACAAACAACATTTGGTAAAGGTACAATACAAAACGTTGCACCGATTGTTGATGGCGAAGGCGAAGTGAAATATACGACAGGTAAATGGTTGACAGCTAATGGCGAGTGGATTCATGAAAAAGGGATTGCTCCTGATATTGAAGTCGCAATGCCTGAATATCAGAACTTACTCATTGTGAATAGTCAAGAAACTTATCAAATAGAGGATAGCTCTGAAGAGGTTGCCAACTTGAATGCTGTTCTTGAAGCACTTGAATATCCAGTAGGAGACTCTGGGGACACGTTTACAGAAGAAACGCAATCCGCTGTCAGAAGTTTCCAAGAAGATCATGAATTAGAGGTTGATGGTATTGTTACTGGATCTACGGCTACAAAACTCGTTGAAGCTTTGAGAGCCTTGATCGAATCAAATGACACACAATATGAAGAAGCAGTAAAAATCTTAAATGAAGAATAA
- the deoD gene encoding purine-nucleoside phosphorylase, whose amino-acid sequence MSTHIEAKQGDIAETVLLPGDPLRAKYIAETFLEDVVQYNTVRNAFGYTGTYKGQKISVQGTGMGIPSIMIYVEELIQDYGVQTLMRVGSAGGMKKEVEIRDVVLAQAATTDSSAVRNTFENQVDFAPIADFGLLKDAYDIGTAKGMKIKVGNVLSADRFYNQELDKMKLADYGVLAVEMEAAGLYLLAAKYNKKALALLTISDHLITGEETTSEERERTFDDMMVIALETALKANEA is encoded by the coding sequence ATGAGTACACATATTGAAGCTAAACAAGGCGATATAGCAGAAACGGTTCTATTACCAGGAGATCCTTTAAGAGCAAAGTATATCGCAGAAACTTTTCTAGAAGATGTTGTTCAATACAATACGGTTAGAAATGCTTTTGGATATACGGGAACTTATAAAGGACAGAAAATTTCCGTGCAAGGTACTGGCATGGGCATTCCTTCAATCATGATCTATGTAGAAGAATTGATTCAAGATTATGGCGTTCAGACATTGATGCGTGTAGGTTCAGCTGGCGGAATGAAAAAAGAAGTAGAAATTAGAGATGTGGTATTGGCGCAAGCGGCTACTACTGATTCAAGTGCTGTTCGAAATACCTTTGAAAACCAGGTAGACTTTGCTCCAATAGCGGATTTTGGTTTGTTGAAAGATGCATATGATATCGGGACTGCAAAAGGAATGAAAATCAAAGTCGGAAATGTCTTGAGTGCAGACCGTTTTTATAATCAAGAACTCGATAAAATGAAATTAGCAGATTATGGAGTACTTGCTGTTGAAATGGAAGCGGCTGGTCTTTATCTGTTAGCTGCTAAATACAATAAAAAAGCGCTGGCTCTTTTAACGATTAGTGACCATTTAATTACTGGTGAAGAGACGACTTCAGAAGAAAGAGAAAGAACATTTGACGACATGATGGTTATCGCACTAGAAACGGCTCTAAAAGCCAATGAAGCTTAG
- a CDS encoding YozE family protein: MIRPFYHYLMTERDPRKKDAVTLFANHAENDGSFPKQSEDYDEISAYLELNGHYLPSMDVFDEAWGSYIDKNSN, encoded by the coding sequence ATGATTCGACCGTTTTATCATTATCTTATGACTGAAAGAGATCCCAGAAAGAAAGATGCTGTAACGCTTTTTGCAAATCATGCAGAAAATGACGGTAGCTTTCCAAAGCAATCGGAAGACTATGATGAAATCAGCGCTTATCTGGAACTAAATGGACATTATCTGCCGAGTATGGATGTTTTTGATGAAGCTTGGGGAAGTTACATTGATAAAAATTCAAATTAA
- the msrA gene encoding peptide-methionine (S)-S-oxide reductase MsrA, which yields MEKALFAGGCFWCMVEPFEEQDGIVSVLSGYTGGHVENPNYEQVKSQTTGHTEAVLIEFDPDKVTYESLISLYWDQTDPTDAMGQFMDRGDSYRPVIYYYSDTQKEIAETSKEKLQESGKYQDPIVTTIEEAGVFYEAEEEHQEFYKKNPRLYKQEKAERAEWEAANSKGAK from the coding sequence ATGGAAAAAGCATTATTTGCAGGTGGATGCTTCTGGTGTATGGTAGAGCCATTTGAAGAACAAGATGGCATTGTATCTGTGTTGTCAGGTTATACAGGAGGACACGTTGAAAATCCAAATTATGAACAAGTTAAAAGTCAAACAACAGGTCACACGGAAGCTGTGTTAATTGAATTTGATCCTGATAAAGTAACGTATGAGTCACTTATATCATTATATTGGGATCAGACGGATCCAACTGACGCAATGGGACAATTTATGGACCGTGGGGATAGTTACAGACCAGTCATTTATTATTATTCAGACACTCAAAAAGAAATTGCTGAGACTTCAAAAGAAAAGCTACAAGAAAGTGGAAAGTATCAGGACCCTATTGTTACTACAATAGAAGAAGCTGGTGTTTTTTATGAAGCTGAAGAAGAACACCAAGAGTTTTACAAAAAAAATCCACGTTTGTATAAGCAAGAAAAAGCTGAACGGGCTGAATGGGAAGCTGCAAACTCCAAAGGAGCAAAGTAA
- a CDS encoding YpmS family protein, which produces MEQRSDNSSNKKTVNVWKWAFLILIGLIIGAAIWLAVQLQPVSVGEENTAPLVTNDDDLIFEVSTTKADVTRLTNEYLEKELDDQYAGFSFSLEESAELNGEIEVFGFPIQFSLYMTPYVLENGNLQLRGDSINIGSLNLPISFAMSQLARQVDFPEWIVIDSENQFIIVNLNEFELDNGTRFSADRINLEEDDIRLNIHLPVEAVR; this is translated from the coding sequence GTGGAACAACGCTCAGATAATTCAAGTAATAAGAAAACAGTCAATGTCTGGAAATGGGCCTTTTTGATTTTAATCGGCTTAATTATAGGTGCTGCTATATGGTTAGCTGTTCAATTACAACCAGTGAGTGTAGGCGAAGAAAATACAGCACCACTTGTGACAAACGACGATGATTTGATTTTTGAAGTCAGTACAACGAAGGCTGATGTAACAAGGCTGACGAATGAGTACCTTGAAAAAGAACTGGACGATCAATATGCGGGCTTTAGTTTCTCTTTAGAAGAATCTGCTGAGTTAAATGGGGAAATCGAGGTTTTCGGATTCCCAATACAGTTTTCTCTATATATGACACCGTATGTTTTAGAGAACGGCAATTTACAGCTAAGAGGGGATTCAATCAATATTGGATCACTTAACTTGCCGATCAGCTTCGCTATGTCCCAATTAGCAAGACAGGTCGATTTTCCAGAGTGGATTGTCATCGACAGTGAAAATCAGTTCATCATTGTTAATCTTAATGAATTTGAGTTAGATAATGGAACGCGTTTCTCTGCTGATCGAATCAATTTAGAAGAGGATGATATTCGGTTGAATATCCATTTGCCAGTTGAGGCAGTAAGATGA
- a CDS encoding SGNH/GDSL hydrolase family protein, protein MRTLKKVGFSLISIILFALLSYVVLDFLVPKSNSSSSENEEIAQQQSRVFLDLVAVGDSLTEGVGDSTQRGGYVPLVADMLRTNPNVKNVQTANYGHAGDTSSQLMNLLEENEEAQADLKEANIITLTVGGNDLIRNFRQVGLNGSVEDFETTIQEYEENLNSIFSLLNQYNDEASIYIYGLYNPYHYYFAEFEGLQAVFDLWNERTVEIAENTDNVTFVEIDSLFNPSDAPTETEVESNSGDSLEDIQDTNHPYLFEDDLFHPNDSGYKVMASALREAIEKELEDTDSLLSMNR, encoded by the coding sequence ATGAGAACATTAAAAAAAGTAGGATTTAGCTTGATCAGTATCATTTTGTTTGCACTTTTAAGCTATGTGGTTTTGGATTTTCTTGTTCCAAAGTCCAATTCATCTAGTTCTGAAAATGAGGAAATAGCGCAGCAACAAAGTAGAGTTTTCTTGGACTTAGTTGCTGTAGGCGATTCTTTAACAGAAGGTGTAGGCGACAGTACACAAAGAGGTGGCTACGTTCCGTTAGTTGCAGACATGTTAAGAACCAATCCTAATGTCAAAAACGTTCAAACAGCAAACTATGGTCACGCAGGAGATACTTCTAGTCAATTAATGAATTTACTGGAAGAAAACGAAGAGGCACAGGCAGATTTAAAAGAAGCTAACATTATTACTTTAACGGTTGGGGGGAATGATTTAATCAGGAACTTCAGACAAGTGGGGTTAAATGGATCTGTTGAAGATTTTGAAACCACCATACAAGAGTATGAAGAAAATTTAAACAGCATCTTTTCTTTATTGAATCAGTATAATGATGAGGCTTCGATTTATATATACGGGCTGTACAATCCTTACCATTACTACTTTGCGGAATTTGAAGGGTTGCAGGCTGTCTTTGATTTATGGAATGAGAGGACTGTAGAGATTGCCGAAAATACTGATAATGTAACATTTGTAGAAATTGATTCATTATTTAATCCAAGTGATGCGCCCACTGAAACAGAAGTGGAATCAAATAGTGGTGATTCCTTAGAAGACATTCAAGATACCAATCATCCATACTTGTTCGAAGACGATTTATTTCATCCGAACGATAGTGGTTACAAGGTTATGGCTTCAGCCTTAAGAGAAGCAATTGAAAAAGAACTTGAAGATACTGACTCCTTGCTCAGTATGAATAGATAA
- a CDS encoding hemolysin III family protein, protein MPEKTSETAFSRGYLIWNEVLNAITHGLGVILSITGLIFLVRKGLEMGGVVEVTSYIVYGTTLILLYLCSTLYHSLTFTKAKQFFRVLDHCSIFLLIAGTYTPYTLITISGRLGILLTVMIWSIALLGVIYKTVWFKKFQGLSVWLYIIMGWISLFFLNYLYQGLGTTGFIWLVAGGLSFTVGAIFYRMKYVKFMHVVWHLFVLAGTVCMFFSIYLYT, encoded by the coding sequence ATGCCAGAAAAAACATCAGAAACAGCTTTTTCTAGAGGCTACTTGATATGGAATGAGGTACTTAATGCAATCACCCACGGTTTAGGTGTGATTTTGAGCATAACCGGGTTGATTTTTCTAGTCAGAAAAGGACTTGAAATGGGTGGTGTAGTTGAAGTTACTTCTTACATTGTCTACGGAACAACACTCATTTTGTTGTACTTGTGTTCAACGTTGTACCACAGTTTAACGTTCACGAAAGCAAAACAGTTTTTCCGTGTTCTAGATCACTGTAGTATTTTCCTATTGATAGCAGGTACGTACACTCCATATACGCTTATTACAATTTCAGGACGTCTAGGTATTCTGTTAACTGTAATGATCTGGTCTATCGCCTTATTAGGCGTGATTTATAAAACCGTATGGTTCAAAAAATTCCAAGGACTGTCTGTATGGTTGTACATCATTATGGGATGGATTTCCTTATTCTTCTTGAATTATCTATACCAGGGACTTGGGACAACTGGTTTCATCTGGTTAGTCGCAGGAGGATTGTCTTTTACTGTAGGCGCGATATTCTACAGAATGAAGTACGTTAAATTCATGCATGTAGTATGGCATTTATTTGTATTAGCAGGTACAGTCTGTATGTTCTTCTCAATTTATCTATACACTTAA
- a CDS encoding dihydrofolate reductase: MLTFVWAEDENGVIGKEGGLPWSLPNDMKFFKEVTLTGNVLMGRKTLESIPNPPLKNRINVVLTRNTEFEKKDIIVLNTKDEVLELAKTMDKPLHIIGGADIFNLFVDDVDRLYRTLIHETFEGDVYMPSIDYDLFDLVETVEGSVDEKNIHAHTFQIFERKQA, from the coding sequence ATGTTAACATTTGTATGGGCGGAAGACGAAAATGGCGTCATTGGTAAAGAAGGTGGCCTTCCATGGTCTCTTCCTAACGATATGAAATTTTTCAAAGAAGTTACTTTAACGGGAAACGTCTTAATGGGTCGAAAAACCTTGGAATCTATTCCGAATCCACCTTTAAAGAATCGGATCAACGTCGTGTTAACTCGAAACACTGAATTCGAAAAAAAGGATATTATTGTTCTTAATACTAAAGACGAAGTGCTTGAGCTCGCTAAAACGATGGATAAACCACTACACATTATTGGTGGAGCAGATATCTTTAATCTGTTTGTAGATGATGTAGATAGATTGTACCGTACCTTGATACATGAAACGTTCGAAGGGGATGTTTATATGCCTTCAATAGACTATGATTTGTTCGATCTAGTTGAAACAGTAGAAGGTAGTGTAGATGAAAAAAATATTCATGCCCATACTTTCCAGATTTTCGAACGCAAACAAGCTTAA
- a CDS encoding GNAT family N-acetyltransferase, giving the protein MDYKVLTEKDLTQCTMLFVEVFNQAPWNDNWSLEKATNYVQDIFNTPGFKGVGYFQNGACQGALLGNTKQWYSGKEFFIQEMFIGLEIQGKGIGKKLMTVLMNLLKEENIKDVALLTDRGIDAEYFYKKVGFNEVERLVFLAKSAE; this is encoded by the coding sequence ATGGACTATAAAGTACTAACTGAAAAAGATCTGACTCAATGTACCATGCTTTTTGTAGAGGTATTCAACCAGGCTCCCTGGAACGATAACTGGTCACTTGAAAAAGCTACTAATTATGTCCAAGATATTTTCAATACTCCTGGTTTTAAAGGGGTAGGATACTTTCAAAACGGGGCCTGTCAAGGAGCACTTCTTGGGAACACTAAACAGTGGTATAGCGGAAAAGAATTCTTTATTCAAGAAATGTTTATAGGACTAGAAATTCAGGGAAAAGGCATCGGTAAAAAACTGATGACAGTCTTGATGAACCTCTTGAAGGAAGAAAATATTAAAGATGTTGCACTGCTCACAGATCGAGGAATAGATGCAGAGTACTTTTACAAAAAAGTTGGATTCAATGAAGTTGAGCGCTTGGTTTTCTTAGCAAAATCGGCTGAATAA
- a CDS encoding thymidylate synthase, producing MEQEYLDLAQRILDEGSIRDDRTGTGTKSVFGHQMRFDLQKGFPLLTTKRVFFKLIKSELLWFLKGDTNIKYLLEHNNHIWDEWAFERYVQSEDYTGPDMTDFGLRSQKDEVFNKTYQEEKKAFNQKILDDEAFSEKHGTLGNVYGAQWRTWPTTAGGTIDQIQNVIDSIKNNPDSRRHIVSAWNPEEVPNMALPPCHTLFQFYVQDGKLSCQLYQRSGDVFLGVPFNIASYALLTHLIARETGLEVGDFVHTLGDAHLYLNHMDQINKQLSREPMPFPTLELNPEKTSIFDFEIEDINVTGYNPHKGIKAPIAV from the coding sequence ATGGAACAAGAATATCTGGATCTAGCCCAAAGAATACTAGATGAAGGAAGTATTAGAGATGACCGAACAGGTACCGGTACAAAATCTGTGTTTGGACACCAGATGCGTTTTGATTTACAAAAAGGCTTTCCCTTGTTAACAACTAAAAGAGTCTTTTTTAAGTTGATCAAAAGTGAACTGTTATGGTTTCTTAAAGGAGATACGAACATCAAGTACCTTCTTGAACACAACAACCATATCTGGGATGAGTGGGCATTTGAACGTTACGTTCAATCAGAAGATTATACAGGACCGGACATGACCGATTTTGGCTTGCGCTCCCAAAAAGATGAAGTCTTTAACAAAACCTATCAAGAAGAAAAAAAAGCCTTTAATCAAAAAATATTAGATGATGAAGCTTTTTCTGAAAAGCATGGGACACTTGGTAATGTATACGGAGCACAGTGGAGAACTTGGCCAACCACAGCTGGTGGAACCATTGACCAGATTCAAAACGTCATTGACTCTATTAAAAACAATCCAGATTCAAGAAGACATATCGTTTCTGCATGGAATCCAGAAGAAGTACCAAATATGGCACTACCACCTTGCCATACGTTATTCCAGTTTTATGTTCAAGATGGTAAGCTAAGTTGTCAATTATACCAAAGAAGTGGAGATGTTTTCTTAGGTGTTCCGTTTAACATTGCAAGCTATGCTTTATTAACGCACTTAATTGCTAGAGAAACGGGTCTTGAAGTAGGAGATTTTGTGCATACTCTTGGAGATGCGCATCTATACTTGAACCACATGGATCAGATTAATAAACAACTATCTAGAGAGCCGATGCCATTTCCTACTTTAGAATTAAATCCAGAAAAAACAAGTATCTTTGACTTTGAAATTGAAGATATTAACGTTACGGGCTACAACCCCCATAAAGGTATTAAAGCACCTATAGCAGTGTAA
- a CDS encoding ABC-F family ATP-binding cassette domain-containing protein: MKELKIENLTHSYGMKTLFDSIDFSITDGQRIGLIGVNGTGKTSLLNILTRQLSPDKGEISKPNDYTIGYLEQKNTLDETKTVLDTVFDGTNAIMSAVRDYESALQQLTNDPTDERAQNHFASAEQKMNSADAWNASASAKSILTRLGITDMQSIVGQLSGGQQKRVALAQVLIQEPDLLILDEPTNHLDFEMIQWLENFLMSYKGALLLVTHDRYFLDHVVNHMVELTHGRLERYVGNYQEYVRLKAEREETQADKTHKQKQLYKQELAWMRAGVKARGTKQQARIDRFTDLKKEVSNTDSNGSLDLNLSGSRLGKKVLELENASFKRDDLVILDEFNLLIQQTDRIGITGENGSGKTTFLNILANQIPLDSGIFEVGETVKIAYYTQTNESMDENKRVISYLQEVAEEVRLADGTSVSVTQLLERFLFDRSSHGTMIGRLSGGEKRRLYLLKLLMQQPNVLLLDEPTNDLDIQTLTVLEEYIQTFSGAVIAVSHDRYFLDKMATKLLVFNGNGSISEYYGKMTEFLEEKNQETNTASTKIKNQNNPPVQKSSDKKEKTKLSYMEKKEWDTIEDEIAKLEEELEEIQSEMNQAGSDYGVIGELTRRQENLEQKLEVKMERWEYLTEFI, from the coding sequence ATGAAAGAATTGAAAATAGAAAATTTGACTCATTCGTATGGGATGAAAACATTATTCGATTCAATCGATTTTTCAATAACAGACGGACAAAGAATTGGTTTAATTGGAGTAAATGGGACTGGAAAAACAAGTCTCCTAAACATTCTTACAAGACAACTATCTCCAGATAAGGGAGAAATCTCAAAACCCAATGACTATACTATTGGATATCTGGAACAGAAGAATACTTTAGACGAAACGAAAACAGTTTTAGATACAGTTTTTGATGGAACGAATGCGATCATGTCAGCTGTTAGAGATTATGAATCTGCTTTGCAGCAGTTGACGAATGATCCGACTGATGAACGTGCACAAAATCACTTTGCTTCTGCAGAACAGAAGATGAATAGCGCGGATGCATGGAACGCTAGTGCTAGCGCTAAATCTATCCTAACTCGTTTAGGCATTACGGACATGCAGTCAATCGTAGGTCAACTATCAGGTGGTCAACAAAAAAGAGTTGCACTGGCACAGGTACTGATCCAAGAACCAGACTTGTTGATCTTGGATGAGCCCACCAACCACTTGGACTTCGAGATGATCCAATGGTTGGAAAACTTTTTGATGTCTTACAAAGGAGCACTGCTACTTGTAACGCATGATCGATATTTCCTTGATCATGTCGTCAATCATATGGTTGAGTTAACTCATGGTCGATTGGAAAGATATGTCGGAAATTATCAGGAATATGTTCGGTTAAAAGCTGAGCGAGAAGAAACTCAAGCGGATAAGACGCATAAACAAAAGCAACTTTACAAGCAAGAACTAGCATGGATGCGTGCGGGGGTTAAAGCCCGTGGTACAAAACAACAAGCTAGAATTGACCGCTTTACTGATTTGAAAAAAGAGGTTTCCAATACAGATTCTAATGGTTCACTTGATTTGAATTTGTCAGGTAGCCGATTGGGTAAAAAAGTTCTTGAGCTTGAAAATGCTAGTTTCAAACGTGATGATCTAGTCATTTTGGATGAGTTCAATCTCTTGATTCAACAAACCGATAGAATCGGGATAACAGGAGAAAATGGATCGGGGAAAACGACGTTCTTGAATATCCTTGCCAATCAAATTCCACTCGATAGTGGGATTTTTGAAGTAGGAGAAACGGTTAAGATTGCGTATTACACCCAGACGAACGAATCTATGGACGAAAATAAAAGAGTGATTTCTTATTTACAAGAAGTTGCGGAAGAAGTTCGTTTAGCAGATGGGACAAGTGTGAGTGTGACTCAGTTACTGGAACGATTCTTATTTGATCGTTCAAGTCATGGGACTATGATCGGTAGACTATCTGGTGGGGAAAAAAGACGACTATATTTGTTGAAGTTATTGATGCAACAACCGAACGTATTACTGCTGGATGAGCCAACGAATGATCTAGATATCCAGACGCTAACTGTTCTGGAAGAATATATTCAAACCTTTAGTGGTGCGGTTATAGCCGTATCGCATGATCGCTATTTCTTAGATAAGATGGCTACTAAATTACTTGTATTTAATGGTAATGGATCAATCAGCGAGTATTATGGTAAAATGACAGAATTTTTAGAAGAAAAGAATCAAGAAACGAATACGGCTTCTACAAAGATTAAAAATCAAAATAACCCACCTGTTCAGAAATCGTCTGATAAGAAAGAAAAAACAAAGTTATCTTATATGGAGAAAAAAGAATGGGATACAATAGAAGATGAAATTGCGAAACTTGAAGAAGAACTAGAAGAGATTCAATCTGAAATGAATCAAGCAGGTAGCGACTACGGTGTCATAGGTGAGCTCACACGCCGTCAAGAAAACCTTGAGCAAAAATTGGAAGTTAAAATGGAACGATGGGAATATTTAACCGAATTTATTTAA
- a CDS encoding cold-shock protein, which produces MTSGKVKWFSNQKGYGFIEYNDHDDVFVHFTGIEKEGFKTLQEGQLVEFSIVEGNRGPQATQVREIETSTESL; this is translated from the coding sequence ATGACTTCAGGTAAAGTAAAATGGTTTAGTAATCAAAAAGGATATGGTTTCATAGAATACAACGATCATGATGATGTATTTGTTCATTTTACTGGAATTGAAAAAGAGGGTTTCAAGACTCTTCAAGAAGGTCAGTTAGTTGAATTTTCAATCGTTGAAGGTAATCGTGGTCCTCAAGCAACACAAGTACGCGAAATTGAAACCTCTACAGAATCTTTATAA